The stretch of DNA TCTTTAGACACTCGTTGGgacttcttttcctttcatctTGTCTGCTTCGTATCTCATGGTAGCTTCCGTCTCTCTTGCCATCCTCCCGTGAGTACTTGGATGGGTGTGCAGACTGTAGGTGGGTGGGTGAGAATGGGAGAAAACGATAAAAGTCTCAAGCAATGGCGAAACTTGAGTTTAGCAGCCCATAAATGCCACCATTTGGAGCCTTGTTGGAAGCATCTTTGAGTGAGAAATGTGAAGTGGTTTGagtaattttgatgaattatttGCGAGCTATCAAAAATCATGGTGTTTGATGAGTTCATCAGCATCTGGGGATGGatctttggggatttttttcttgctgttGCCTCTGCTGATTGTTAAAGTTGTTTTTGTTTGCGGTGCCTCCTGAAGGTCGGCGACGAAATCCTGGCGGTCAATTTGGTGGACGTGACACGAATGTCTCTGGATGATGTGGTTATTATCATGTCAATCCCGAGACGCCTGGTGCTGGCCATTCGTCAGAGACGTGGTGGCCGTGGAGCTAATTCCCCAGGACCACCGTCTATGACACGACCTGAGCAGAAACCTCCACCGGTTGTGGTGATCAAGAGGGATCTCCGTGAGGAGGATCTCGATATGATGGAGCAGGATCGACCATCCAGATCGCGATCATCACGCGAAAGACGTACAGGTAAGAAACAAACTAGttggaagtttttcttcttttatttattaaaagtttgtttataattcaaaaatatatatgcagagtaaaatataacggtaatatataaatatatatagttgcatgtttaattagtacactaactatttggcgccccgcgaagcggggcgccttatatataaggtatataaatataaatgtaaatgcaaagtaaaatataacggtaaaatataaatatatatagctgcatggtacagattaaggagaaaagggaatgtacatggtaagtttcacttacgggctgtgattcttccttcagaggccaagttaaatatatgtaaatgcaaagtctaatagatagctgcagagtatggattaatcagaaaagggaatgtacatggtaagtttcacttacgggctgtgattcttacTTCAGAGGTCaatctaagtgtgatatttgatataagtttggcggtgcaaactctgggggaaggctaactcgcgcattggctgtgattcgtggggcttgctgagagctttcatttgaccccgggttgatcaaaatcggtcaagccgttctcgagttatggtcgattttcgatgaaaaattgtggcggccatattggttaaacggcttaaccgattttcgaaaataaggtatcgttggaaaggtcttgagggcccctacaacatatcaaaatttcagatttttagctattacaggggctgagatataggcaaaacaaaattcaggggttattcaaaatggcggacggaggggagggggggtggatttgacctcataattggatgtcttccagttgatatttaaactttgccgtttaccgcaagtctctatctattaccgttctcttgcaattaaactttatgccacggccggacggacggacggccggccggacggacggacggacacttttttttggagcatacgttttttggaatgtagggaccctaattcgtgctcatcccaagtttgagcccgatcggacaacattgcattttaggtggtacacagaagctgtgctattcttttcttcgaaagaatcacagctaaaaagttaaggatattttttattaaatttgatttaaaagactaaaaaaaacatttattaaaaagtttttattttataattaagcGAAGAAATTACTTTGTTGAATTTGCGTCtaactttaaaacttttttttttctttattaagagtgtttttttgtatagtaaaggatttttttttaattttattgaaaaaacataaaaaaaacacagtttaattttataaaatttgacatttagaaaaatactttgaaaaaataatgggtaataacttaaaaaattaaagaatacagaaaataaaaaaaattaattaaataatagaaaaacagaatagaaacaaaaaaaattacaaaaaaaacaataattgaaaattaatctcttggttcaaatattatgtacatacttCACTCTCAATTATATATTtcgacgctcccgaagattatgaaccatactcctgtattaaaagataggaatatggttcataatcttcgggcacgtcgatttaaaaaatagaaatatggagtggaattcactactcagtcgggcttaaaaatttaggtcggtttttaagtcggtcttaaaggTTCTAAGTCTTCTAAGTCAGTTTTtataagtcagacttaaaatttttaaatcggtcttaaaatttctagttagttttttttttttaagtctgacttataaaactgatttaaaacgttaagaccgacttaaatatttaagcccgactgaatAGTAAATTCCACTCATGATCCATAATTCTTTTAGGGACACAaagtgaatttataaaaataatttaaaatccaCAAATACTCAACCTTTGACCTCCTCTAAAACAAACTTCCTCGTAGGTGATGGTAGAGAAATGACAGAATCCCGCTCGAGATTGGGCCTTGGCCTAAATAACTACAGCCCACAGAGTGAGCAGCTGGATTTGTACTACAACAGCCGACCAAGTGCACAAAGTGAACCACCTAGTTGGGGGTACAAACCCCCGCCCCCGCCCTCCGTTATCACTGAACAACCCAAAGGCGCCCACCAGTTCACACCATCACATGCTTACTACCAAAATGCCGGTACCTTGGAAAGTCTGGCTGAGAAGGTGCACTCATTCTATCCTAGTGATTCTTACGGTTAGTAcaacctttattttttttattgaaaacttcCTTTATTAAAGCTTAAATTGAAGCATAAAGCTCTACACAGATTCCATAAAAATGTTGGAACATCAGAGCAAAAGTTCCTTTAAAATTAGAGcacaaaaatcctttaaaatccctagaaaaaatactttgcaaaaatcaataaaaggtATCATGAATTCCTTGGAATTTCATGTCCCTAAATTACTTTTCTGGGAAATCATGCTCTTATGTTAAATGCATAAACAACTCATGGAGACACAAagaggaaactttttcttctttccctaCAGGCCCAAGTCGACGTATGTCGGCAGGAGGAATTGGATCGAGTCAGTCCCACCAGAGATTTCCACGAAGTGGCTCGGACCAGCATCTTCCTCGTGTGGAGTATTCGGACTTCTCATCACTTGGGCGCCATTCTTTGCTACGTTCCAGCCTCAAAACAGGTAAAATGCGAAACATCTTCATTTATATAGCTTTCTTATCATATGCCCAAGAAGTTTCTCTCCCCGTGAACAGATtagaggattttttcttcacgaacaaaactttttttttcgtcctcTCCCCACATCTTTGCATCGTTTGTAAAGTTTTTCGCTTTTCCACCCCTCCTCCATAGGGTTTTATTACATTCCATATTTGCGCTCTAgataccttttttttcttattcaacgTGGTATATATCGCAATCAGTATCATATAATTTGCCTCGTGTGTCAGGTTATTATGgcttgaaaattctcattaacttttttgttgttgttgctgttgtGGCTTCCGCACCAAGCAGGGGTATTATTATATTTGTATTCTCTCCCAATTAATTGAGCTTATACGAGACTTATTGCAAATCCCATGCAAAGTCGGTGAGACTCCCAAAAGAAAGTTCCCACGATATCTTGGCAAAATGTGTGAGAGTGTATTCGTGAATTATGTAATTATGGGGTTTGGAGGAGTTCTACCTACTACCCCTTCCTGTGTACCCTCCCTTAGAGCCCTTAAGAGTGCTGTCTAAAGtgttggaaagtttttttttttaattttctcatttaataaTATGGTGTCACAGTCAAATGGATGAAGAGTTTTCTTGACGAGTAATTCAAAGTTCCCACCGAAGGGCTGAAGGGATGACTATCGATTTTGTCTGTGTTGTAAAAGAGAGAATTATACTTGTCACGAAATTTAAAAACTCAAGAAAAgggttcttttttcttctctatattGAGTTCATTCTAACAAGTTAAACttaattttcccaagaaatcaagtcttttcttcttggagcattttgtgattcaaattcaaaccgaGAGGattaaaagctccaaaagtttgttttaaaatggatttttttcttcaattttttttgtgtataaaaaaGGTACCCCAACAGGTGGTGGAACCCTCGGTCGCTACGGACGCTACGATCCACCATCTCGAGCTCCCAAATATGGTGTTACACCATCGTCATCGCTGGCCCGACGATCACGCCCAACGCTGGACTATTCAAGTGACACAGAAGCAACAATTGGTCCACGGCCTAGCTACTACTACTACAACAGGCCTGCCCTGCCCAGCCTCGCGAGTTCCGGACGTGCCAGTGTGACGGGAATGAGTTCGGATTTGGGTAAATTCAACTCACTTCCCCGTGAACGACCCAGTGCATCGCGGCTTGGCCTACGGAGTCGCCTTGGGGATCGTCTTCTCGACGAGGGGGATGGCAATTGGTCAGGACCTGAGCTACCGCCACGGGATCGTGTAGCCGGTAAGTGTTTTTATGGCGCGTTGTTCGGCACTTCTATTCTCCCTTCGTGACATTCAGCTCATCTTTCAGAGCTGCGATCGCGTCTATCAGCCAGCCCGTCAATCTTCACTTCCGACGAGTACCGTGCATGGCTCCGACGTGCACCCAGCAGTTCGGCCATCAGTGAACAAATGCGAGCATCCCGTGGACTCCTGGGACCCCACGTGGGAAGGTTCTCGTGCAGTGCTGAGAATATTCACGATGCACTCAAAAACGTAAGTCCTCCCTCATTCGCCGTTTAAGCTGGGAGAAAAGCGCTGTGGCAGAAGTAATTAGTGagcacccccccccccaccctTCTCACCAAGAGTGGGTGGTTTTGGGCGCGAATGGGTGGGAAAGTTTTGCTGAAATGACtttgtaaaagttttacaACTACTATGGCTCAACTGTGGCGATTCTCTtctaacttaatttttttcccttcgcACCGGGGGTGGGTACATTTTGCTGAGTATACGACACTCAGAGTTGCGACAGAATAGATAATGAAGTACTCTTCGACGGGGGTTGGTGTATTGCATTTTAGGGGTGGACAGACAGCTAAAATTTACAGGAGCATGCAAGAGTTCATTCATTAAGTGCTCATTCATTTCACTATGGGAAGGATTTTGCAGATAAAACGTTaaagtttaaatgaaaaaaaaaagtccctgGAAATGATTTCTGGTGAATAGAGAGAGATTTCCATTTGaggaaattagttttttttaaaggtacaAATTGAgggttttctttaaataattttagggattaatttgcaatttattcgtAAACCAGAAGGATTAAAAATGCTCTTCATTATAACTTTTACATCTTAATATTaagtctaaaaataatttcttttgatttagaaagaaaaccggaactttttgaattttttactaACTTTATTGAGGCcctaaaatgtcaaaaaatatatttttataaaacaaaaaatacaaaaaatatacactagcctcaaaaagtttccatgaaagcaaaaatggggtatttttgaaggcaaatttcaattgGCAATATCTCTggctgtggtcaaccgattttcaaaaatttattagttttggaaaggtgagaaatgtatctttccaaaactggtcgATTTCcgaaaatcggttgaccacagccAGAGATATTGCcaattgaaatttgccttcaaaaataccccatttttgcttCCCCGGAAATTTTCTAGGgttgtgtaaataaaattccaaattaaattattttcaatttttctctttaaaaataaattaatgtttttgattttgttcaattttatatCCAATTAAGTCAATTTAATTGACTAATATATAGGTACAATTTATGAttgttttataataaatttattttaattaaatgagtaaaaagagatttaatttcatgaagtttttttatgtttttaattgaataaactttgctaaataaaatgttaataaaaaatacataaaaatatataatttcaaactttcgaataaataaaaaaaacatcacttaaatttaattaaatttcttcttaagtttttatttaaaaatttatttaaaacataattcgatattttcctgaataattcaatttttgtcaatttctcaaaaagtcTCCTTGCATCAACTCTGCTGTATCTCACAGCTTCCTTTCAGCTATCTGCAAGGATGTTATATAAAACTTACCCCCAACACCCTTAAAGTTTATCGTTTGTCCCCACACTTTTGCCACACAATGCAGAAAAGTCTCATCTCATGTTACTTATTGTTTGTCCAGAAGAGTCATTGCCGCCACTTCAATGCCACCCTCCATTTGTCTCCACAGACTGAGAGTATCTACAGCTCCAGGACGGGGGCAATGAGTTCCACACTGGATAGGCACATGGGTGGACCTAGGGGTGCCCTAGCTGGGGTTCCCGTCCGATCCCTCTCATCGCAGCACTTGGGAACTCCGTCATCCCTGAGGTCGCCGAGTATGCGACGAATGCGGCAGCTGCTGGAACTGAGCAGTGGCCCCGGAAGTCCAGCTGGGAGTAGTATTAGTGGTCATCAGAGTCCAGCTCCCACACCGAGCGCCACATTGCCCAGACCACAGCGACAGATCGACATTAACCCGGCGGAATTTGTCAAGTACAAGCTGGATAAGCCCGTGATGGATGTCAATGGGATTTCGGGGATGCTGTGGATACATCTTCTAGCGGGCAGGGGGCTACGAGCTACTCCCGAAGGAACCCAAACTCCCCAGCCTGCAGTGCGGGATCTCTACTGTGTGCTGGAGTGTGATCGTGTGCACAAAGCTCGGACTGTTGTCCGTTCTGGGGATCTGCAATTTGACTGGGATGAGTCATTTGAGTTGGATCTCGTGTGCAATCGTCAGCTGGATGTTCTCGTGTACTCCTGGGATCCGCAGCATCGACACAAGCTCTGCTATCGTG from Lutzomyia longipalpis isolate SR_M1_2022 chromosome 1, ASM2433408v1 encodes:
- the LOC129787298 gene encoding rho GTPase-activating protein 100F isoform X8; its protein translation is MQWRKFTRLKAATGHSRTRRMLCCGRRKENGRSVPDLTASPGRAPPGPMPSNQANIISQQRQGVKEPVLLQGDFRKVSGISSEIFRQIEAVENDHDPSTAAALESVERRGEMIVRILEPRCIGGRQAVEAAQKLMTKGDARHTVQLVEIVKRPGQTLGLYIREGNGADRSDGVFISRIALESAVYNSGCLRVGDEILAVNLVDVTRMSLDDVVIIMSIPRRLVLAIRQRRGGRGANSPGPPSMTRPEQKPPPVVVIKRDLREEDLDMMEQDRPSRSRSSRERRTGDGREMTESRSRLGLGLNNYSPQSEQLDLYYNSRPSAQSEPPSWGYKPPPPPSVITEQPKGAHQFTPSHAYYQNAGTLESLAEKVHSFYPSDSYGPSRRMSAGGIGSSQSHQRFPRSGSDQHLPRVEYSDFSSLGRHSLLRSSLKTGTPTGGGTLGRYGRYDPPSRAPKYGVTPSSSLARRSRPTLDYSSDTEATIGPRPSYYYYNRPALPSLASSGRASVTGMSSDLGKFNSLPRERPSASRLGLRSRLGDRLLDEGDGNWSGPELPPRDRVAELRSRLSASPSIFTSDEYRAWLRRAPSSSAISEQMRASRGLLGPHVGRFSCSAENIHDALKNTESIYSSRTGAMSSTLDRHMGGPRGALAGVPVRSLSSQHLGTPSSLRSPSMRRMRQLLELSSGPGSPAGSSISGHQSPAPTPSATLPRPQRQIDINPAEFVKYKLDKPVMDVNGISGMLWIHLLAGRGLRATPEGTQTPQPAVRDLYCVLECDRVHKARTVVRSGDLQFDWDESFELDLVCNRQLDVLVYSWDPQHRHKLCYRGAVSLATILRQSPLHQLALKVEPRGTIYLRVRHTDPSTLYRRRGLPSLRAGYPQLFGADLETVVTREAKGAPGSAPVPIVLRRCVEEVERRGLDIIGLYRLCGSATKKRLLREAFERNSRAVELSPDHVPDINVITGVLKDYLRELPEPLFTRCLFQMTLDALAVCLPDDPEGNAKLMLSILDCLPRANRATLVFLLDHLSLVVSASDRNKMSAQALATVMGPPLMLHSTGNAGENVDHAQPIAVLKYLLQIWPQPHTAAASDRSTQRANRAAWKQSQCIASGQTTSLIQPPYLTLGGGQQPISRPSSALSHSQQSCVSISSGSVSSIASSLANCGPTAPSIGGLSGLGGARPVATRHTLPRQ
- the LOC129787298 gene encoding rho GTPase-activating protein 100F isoform X7, translating into MQWRKFTRLKAATGHSRTRRMLCCGRRKENGRSVPDLTASPGRAPPGPMPSNQANIISQQRQGVKEPVLLQGDFRKVSGISSEIFRQIEAVENDHDPSTAAALESVERRGEMIVRILEPRCIGGRQAVEAAQKLMTKGDARHTVQLVEIVKRPGQTLGLYIREGNGADRSDGVFISRIALESAVYNSGCLRVGDEILAVNLVDVTRMSLDDVVIIMSIPRRLVLAIRQRRGGRGANSPGPPSMTRPEQKPPPVVVIKRDLREEDLDMMEQDRPSRSRSSRERRTGDGREMTESRSRLGLGLNNYSPQSEQLDLYYNSRPSAQSEPPSWGYKPPPPPSVITEQPKGAHQFTPSHAYYQNAGTLESLAEKVHSFYPSDSYGPSRRMSAGGIGSSQSHQRFPRSGSDQHLPRVEYSDFSSLGRHSLLRSSLKTGTPTGGGTLGRYGRYDPPSRAPKYGVTPSSSLARRSRPTLDYSSDTEATIGPRPSYYYYNRPALPSLASSGRASVTGMSSDLGKFNSLPRERPSASRLGLRSRLGDRLLDEGDGNWSGPELPPRDRVAAHLSELRSRLSASPSIFTSDEYRAWLRRAPSSSAISEQMRASRGLLGPHVGRFSCSAENIHDALKNTESIYSSRTGAMSSTLDRHMGGPRGALAGVPVRSLSSQHLGTPSSLRSPSMRRMRQLLELSSGPGSPAGSSISGHQSPAPTPSATLPRPQRQIDINPAEFVKYKLDKPVMDVNGISGMLWIHLLAGRGLRATPEGTQTPQPAVRDLYCVLECDRVHKARTVVRSGDLQFDWDESFELDLVCNRQLDVLVYSWDPQHRHKLCYRGAVSLATILRQSPLHQLALKVEPRGTIYLRVRHTDPSTLYRRRGLPSLRAGYPQLFGADLETVVTREAKGAPGSAPVPIVLRRCVEEVERRGLDIIGLYRLCGSATKKRLLREAFERNSRAVELSPDHVPDINVITGVLKDYLRELPEPLFTRCLFQMTLDALVAVCLPDDPEGNAKLMLSILDCLPRANRATLVFLLDHLSLVVSASDRNKMSAQALATVMGPPLMLHSTGNAGENVDHAQPIAVLKYLLQIWPQPHTAAASDRSTQRANRAAWKQSQCIASGQTTSLIQPPYLTLGGGQQPISRPSSALSHSQQSCVSISSGSVSSIASSLANCGPTAPSIGGLSGLGGARPVATRHTLPRQ